GGGGGGGTCGGGAAATCGACCGTGGCGGCCAATCTCGCGGCGGCACTGGCGGCGGAGGGGCGCCGGGTCGGGTTGCTCGACGCCGATGTCTACGGGCCGAGCCAGCCGAGGATGCTGTCGGTGACCGGGCGGCCCGCCAGCCCCGACGGCAAGACCATGATCCCGCTGGAAGGGCATGGTGTGAAGCTGATGTCGCTGGGCCTGCTGACCAAGGCGGAGGAGGCCGTGATCTGGCGCGGCCCGATGCTGATGGGCGCGTTGCAGCAGATGCTGTTTCAGGTGCAATGGGGCGAGCTTGACTGTCTGATCGTCGATCTGCCGCCCGGCACCGGCGATGTGCAGTTGACGCTGTCGCAGCGGGCGCGGCTGGACGGCGCGATTGTGGTCTCCACCCCTCAGGACATTGCGCTGCTGGATGCGCGCAAGGGGATCGACATGTTCCGGCGGATGAATGTGCCGATCCTTGGGCTGGTGGAAAATATGGCGACGCATATCTGCACCAATTGCGGGCATGAGGAACATATCTTCGGTCATGGCGGCGTCGCGGCTGAGGCGAAAGCGCTCGGCGTGCCTTTGCTGGCGGAATTGCCGCTGGAGATGGACGTGCGCACCGGTTCCGACAGCGGCGTGCCGGTCGTCGTGGCCGCGCCGGAGAGCAATGCCGGGAAGGCGTTCCTCAATCTCGCGCGCGGGCTGGTCAGCGCAGGTATCGCCTGATGGCCCCTGCCCGCCCGCCGGCGGTGATCCTTGCAGGCGGTCAGGCGCGGCGCATGGGCGGGGGCGATAAATGCCTGCTGGAGATTGGCGGGCGTCCGGTTCTGTCCCATCTGATCGCGCGATTGTCGCCGCAGGCGGCTGCGCTGGCCATCAATGCGAATGGCGATCCGGCGCGGTTTGCGGGTTTTGGCCTGCCGGTTCTGGCGGATGAGATGCCAGACCGGCCCGGCCCGCTGGCGGGTATTCTCGCCGCAATGGAATGGGCAGCTTCGCAAGGTGCCGACACCGTGGTGACGGTCGCCGGTGACACGCCGTTCCCGCCCCTCGATCTGGTCGCGCGTCTGGAGGCGGCGGCACGGAACGGGCTGGCACTCGCCGCGGCACAGGACGAAGCGGGCGCGATGCGGTTGCACCCGACCACTGCCATCTGGCCGGTTGGACTGCGCGGCGATCTGCGCACGGCGCTTGGTGCCGGAGAGCGGCGAGTTCGCGGCTTCGCGGCGATGCAGGGTTATGGCGTCGCGGAGTTCGCAGCGGGTGACGGATTTCTGAATATCAACACGCCGGAGGACCTGTGGCATGCGCGCAACCTTGGCCCCGAACCGTGACAAGGTGGCCTTCATCGCCTCCGATCCGGTCTTGCACGGCGGCGCAAAATCGCTATGTTCGCCCTTTCGATGAGCCGCGCGCTCGGGTTCTCAGCCTTCGGACAGGTTTTCACTTGCCTCCGGTCCGGTTGTGCCCTATTGGCGCGGCTCTGATATATTTTCTGACACCGGCCCCGCACGGACTGCGCGGCCCCTGACCCGAGGTTGTGACATGGCTGTCCCTCAGAACCGCGTGACCCGTTCGAAGCGCAATATGCGCCGTGCGCATGACGCCCTTTCTTCGGCGAACCCGAATGAATGCCCCTCCTGCGGCGAGCTGAAGCGCCCGCATCACGTCTGCCCGTCCTGCGGCCACTACGCCGACCGTGAGGTCGTTGCGCAGGCGAATGAGATCGATCTGGACGACGACGCGGCCTGATCGGCCTTTGCTGAATGGCTGAGGCAACGGAACAGAGCGAACCACGCCGCCCCTCGTCCGGGGGGCGCGTGGTTATTTCCGTTGATGCCATGGGCAGCGATCACGGGCCGTCGGCGATTGTCGACGGAATCGCGAAAAGCGCCGACAAGAACCCCGATATCAGCTTTATCGTCCACGGCCAGAAGGATGAGCTGACCCGGCTGATTGCGCGCAAGGGCGATTTGCTGGAGCGGTGCGAGATCCGCGATGCCCAGGGCGTCGTGACGATGGACGACAAGCCCAGCCAGGTGATCCGCAATGCCAAGGGCACCTCGATGCTGTCGGCGGTTGATTCGGTGCGGGCGGGCGATGCCTCCGTCGCCGTGTCCTGCGGCAATACCGGCGCGCTGATGGCGCTGTCGATGATCCGGCTGCGCAAACTGCCCGGTGTGAACCGGCCCGCCATCGCCTGTCTGTGGCCGTCGCGCAATGTCCAGAAATTCAACGTCATGCTGGATTGCGGCGCGGATATTCGTGCCGATGCGCCGGATCTGTTGCAATATGCCCTGATGGGTGCCGCCTATGCCCGCAACGGGCTGGATGTGGAGCGCCCGCGGATCGGCCTGCTGAATGTCGGGACCGAGGAGCATAAGGGCAGCGCCGAGCTGCGTCAGGCCCATGAACTGATCCAGGACGCGCAGGAAACCGGCAATTTCGAATATATCGGCTTTGTGGAGGGCGGCGATCTGCCGTCTGACAAGGTCGATGTGATCGTCACGGACGGGTTCACCGGCAATGTCGCGCTGAAAACCGGCGAGGGCACGGCGAAGCTGGTGGGCGAGTTCATGCGGGCGGCGTTCAACAACTCCATCCTGTCGAAATTCGCGGCCCTTCTGGCGCTGACCTCGCTGCGTCGCCTGCAGAAGCGGATCGACCCGCGCCGGGTGAATGGCGGGGTGTTTCTGGGGCTGAACGGGATGGTTGTGAAATCCCACGGCTCCGCCGATGCGACCGGCGTTTCGGCGGCGATCAAGCTGGCGTTCCGGCTGGCGCAATCGGGCTTTCAGGATCGTCTGGCCGAGCGTGTGGCGAAAGCCGCCGCCTCGGTCGAGGACAAACCGCCCCCAGTAGAAGAGGCCGCATCTTGACCACCCGTGCCGTCATTCGTGGCACCGGCCACTATCTGCCCGAGCGCATTGTCGAAAACAGCTGGTTCGAGGACAAGGTCGACACTTCGGACGAGTGGATCCGCAGCCGCACCGGGATCGAGCGGCGCCATTTCGCCGCCGAGGGGGAGACGACCTCGCAACTGGCGATCCGCGCGGCGGAAGCGGCGCTGAGCAATGCCGGGATGGAGGCATCCGCGATCGACGCGATTGTCGTTGCGACCTCGACCCCCGATCTGACATTTCCATCGGTCGCGACAATGGTTCAGGCCGGGCTGGGGATGACGCGCGGTTTCTGTTTCGATGTGCAGGCGGTCTGCGCGGGATTTGTCTTTGCGCTCGCCAATGCGGACGGGCTGATCCACTCCGGTCAGGCGGAACGGGTGCTGGTCATCGGGGCGGAGACGTTCAGCCGCATCCTCGATTTCGACGACCGCGCAACCTGTGTGCTGTTCGGTGACGGCGCCGGTGCCGTGGTGCTGGAGGCGGCAGCGGGAGAACGCGGTATCCTCGCCACCGATCTGAACAGCGACGGATCCTATCGCGATATTCTGTATGTCGATGGCGGGGTGTCGACCACGGGACATTCCGGCAAGCTGAAGATGCAGGGCAATGTGCTGTTTCGCCATGCGGTCGAGAAGTTGGCCCAGACCGCGCATAGCGCAATTGAAAAGGCCGGGTTGACGGCGGAAGATGTGGACTGGCTGGTTCCGCATCAGGCCAATGCCCGCATCATCGCCGCGACCGCGCAGCGGATGGGCCTGCCGATGGAAAAGGTCGTGCTGACGGTTGCGGATCACGGCAACACCTCTGCCGCCTCGATCCCGCTGGCGCTTTCGGTGGCGAACCAGAGCGGCAAGCTGAAGCAGGGCGATGTCGTGGTGACGGAGGCGATTGGCGGCGGGTTGAGCTGGGGCAGCGTGGTGCTGCGCTGGTAATCAGCCGGTCATCAGCCGCGCTGCATGATCCAGCCCTGCCCCGGTGCCTTGCGCCCGGCGGAGAGCATCAGATCGCTGCCGGTGACGACAAAGCCCGATTTCTCCAGCACCCGGCGCGAGGCCGGGTTGTCGCTGAACACCTGCGCCCGCAGGATATCGAGCCTGTGCCAGTCCTGAACGGCATCGCAGAAGGCCGGAACCACCTCGCTGGCGATGCCCTGTCCCGATATTTCGGGGGCTAGGAAGTAGAACACCGACGGGGTTTTACCGCTGTCGACGCCGATGGAGCCGATGCAGCGCCCGTCCATCCTGATGGCCAGCCGGGCGGGTCGTTTTAGCGGGTTCATCGCCGGTCGCATCAGCCGGGCAAGCTCTGCCAG
The genomic region above belongs to Paracoccus sp. SCSIO 75233 and contains:
- a CDS encoding Mrp/NBP35 family ATP-binding protein; translated protein: MAPSAAPTAEQVTAELRGVADPVSGGNLVDAGIARAISVEDDGTVRFVMEIDPAQAEAMQAALDRAEAAVKALDGVTKVSAVMTAHSDNPAPDLKPKAKKAATPEPVPGVRHVIAIASGKGGVGKSTVAANLAAALAAEGRRVGLLDADVYGPSQPRMLSVTGRPASPDGKTMIPLEGHGVKLMSLGLLTKAEEAVIWRGPMLMGALQQMLFQVQWGELDCLIVDLPPGTGDVQLTLSQRARLDGAIVVSTPQDIALLDARKGIDMFRRMNVPILGLVENMATHICTNCGHEEHIFGHGGVAAEAKALGVPLLAELPLEMDVRTGSDSGVPVVVAAPESNAGKAFLNLARGLVSAGIA
- the mobA gene encoding molybdenum cofactor guanylyltransferase MobA, with amino-acid sequence MAPARPPAVILAGGQARRMGGGDKCLLEIGGRPVLSHLIARLSPQAAALAINANGDPARFAGFGLPVLADEMPDRPGPLAGILAAMEWAASQGADTVVTVAGDTPFPPLDLVARLEAAARNGLALAAAQDEAGAMRLHPTTAIWPVGLRGDLRTALGAGERRVRGFAAMQGYGVAEFAAGDGFLNINTPEDLWHARNLGPEP
- the rpmF gene encoding 50S ribosomal protein L32, which produces MAVPQNRVTRSKRNMRRAHDALSSANPNECPSCGELKRPHHVCPSCGHYADREVVAQANEIDLDDDAA
- the plsX gene encoding phosphate acyltransferase PlsX, yielding MAEATEQSEPRRPSSGGRVVISVDAMGSDHGPSAIVDGIAKSADKNPDISFIVHGQKDELTRLIARKGDLLERCEIRDAQGVVTMDDKPSQVIRNAKGTSMLSAVDSVRAGDASVAVSCGNTGALMALSMIRLRKLPGVNRPAIACLWPSRNVQKFNVMLDCGADIRADAPDLLQYALMGAAYARNGLDVERPRIGLLNVGTEEHKGSAELRQAHELIQDAQETGNFEYIGFVEGGDLPSDKVDVIVTDGFTGNVALKTGEGTAKLVGEFMRAAFNNSILSKFAALLALTSLRRLQKRIDPRRVNGGVFLGLNGMVVKSHGSADATGVSAAIKLAFRLAQSGFQDRLAERVAKAAASVEDKPPPVEEAAS
- a CDS encoding beta-ketoacyl-ACP synthase III translates to MTTRAVIRGTGHYLPERIVENSWFEDKVDTSDEWIRSRTGIERRHFAAEGETTSQLAIRAAEAALSNAGMEASAIDAIVVATSTPDLTFPSVATMVQAGLGMTRGFCFDVQAVCAGFVFALANADGLIHSGQAERVLVIGAETFSRILDFDDRATCVLFGDGAGAVVLEAAAGERGILATDLNSDGSYRDILYVDGGVSTTGHSGKLKMQGNVLFRHAVEKLAQTAHSAIEKAGLTAEDVDWLVPHQANARIIAATAQRMGLPMEKVVLTVADHGNTSAASIPLALSVANQSGKLKQGDVVVTEAIGGGLSWGSVVLRW